The Euphorbia lathyris chromosome 8, ddEupLath1.1, whole genome shotgun sequence genome has a window encoding:
- the LOC136202832 gene encoding VAMP-like protein YKT61, which translates to MKITALLVLKCTPEGSDPVILANASDVSHFGYFQRSSVKEFVVFVGRTVARRTPPGQRQSVQHEEYKVHAYNRNGLCAVGFMDDHYPVRSSFSLLNQVIDEYQKNFGDSWKTSQTDGTQPWPYLNEALTKFQDPAEADKLLKIQRELDETKIILHKTIDSVLARGEKLDSLVEKSSDLSAASQMFYKQAKKTNQCCTIL; encoded by the exons ATGAAGATCACGGCGCTTTTGGTTTTGAAGTGCACGCCGGAGGGATCGGATCCGGTTATTTTAGCAAACGCCTCTGATGTCAGCCATTTCGGATATTTTCAGAGGTCAAGCGTTAAAGAATTCGTTGTTTTTGTCGGTCGTACCGTCGCCAGGCGCACCCCACCCGGCCAACGGCAGTCCGTACAACATGAAG AGTACAAAGTCCATGCTTACAACAGAAATGGCCTCTGTGCAGTGGGCTTCATGGATGATCACTATCCTGTGAGGAGTTCATTTTCTCTTCTCAATCAG GTAATAGATGAGTATCAGAAGAACTTTGGTGATTCATGGAAGACATCCCAGACAGATGGAACTCAACCGTGGCCCTATTTGAATGAGGCTTTGACCAAGTTCCAA GATCCTGCAGAGgctgataaattattgaaaattcaGAGGGAATTGGATGAGACAAAGATTATTCTT CATAAAACAATTGACAGCGTGCTTGCACGAGGCGAGAAACTGGACAGTCTAGTTGAGAAGAGTTCAGATCTGAGTGCTGCATCGCAG